The following proteins come from a genomic window of Carassius gibelio isolate Cgi1373 ecotype wild population from Czech Republic chromosome B8, carGib1.2-hapl.c, whole genome shotgun sequence:
- the LOC127962956 gene encoding transmembrane protein 230-like, whose protein sequence is MPARNTINSGVRYSKLASDDDGYIDLQFKKSPPKVPYKAIALATVLFLIGSILIIIGSLLLAGYFEVNDHRDRTIPVLVIGILVFLPGFYHLRIAYYASKGYRGYSYDDIPDFDD, encoded by the exons ATGCCAGCTCGTAACACTATAAACAGTGGAGTCAGATACTCCAAACTAGCCAGTGATGATGATGGATACATTGATCTCCAG TTTAAGAAAAGTCCACCTAAAGTCCCTTATAAAGCGATCGCCCTGGCAACCGTTCTCTTCCTCATCGGCTCCATTCTGATCATCATCGGATCCCTCCTGTTAGCAGGATACTTTGAAGTTAATGAT CACCGTGATCGCACCATCCCAGTCCTGGTGATTGGGATCCTGGTCTTTCTTCCGGGGTTTTACCACCTGCGCATCGCCTATTACGCCTCCAAGGGTTACCGCGGTTATTCCTATGATGACATCCCTGACTTTGATGACTGA